The Alkalibacter saccharofermentans DSM 14828 genomic sequence TACGTTATATGACGGTTGAACGGTCGTTGGGCAATCGGGAAACAGTTGGGAAACAATCGTATTGGTCGCAAAGCGACTGTGGGAAGCAGGGCTGCGCCTTGCGGGAAATGACTGCTGCGCAGTCGGGAAATGAGACTCCGTCTCGTAAAAAAGTTGTAAGCTTTAAGTAATTAAAAGGTTTCCCCTTTCCCCTTTCCAACTTTCCCCTTTCCAACTTTCCCCTTTCCAACTTTCCCCTTTCCAACTTTCCCCTTTCCAACTTTCCACTTTCCACTCTACTGGTGCGTCCTTCCTCCGTCAAGCAGGAGTATCTGTCCGTTTATATAGGAAGCCTTATCGGAAGCAAGAAAAGACGCCATATAAGCTATATCCTCCGGCTGGCCAATCTTCCTAATCGGTATTTGTTCTATCAGCTTTTTTCTGCTCTCTTCATCGGGGTACAGATGGTCGAGTATCTCAGTCTGAATGACTCTTGGAGCTATGGCGTTTACGTTTATACCCAAAGGCCCTAGCTCTTTTGCTAGATTCAGCACCATTGCGTTTTGACCGGCTTTGGAAGCTGCGTAATGTATTCCTCCACCTGTTCCGGTTAAAGCTGATCCGGAGGTTATGAAAATCACTTTGCCATACTTGCTTTTTCTTACTTGATCTACAAAAGCCTTCAATGTCAAGAATGAGCCTTTGAGGTTTATGTCAACGATTTTATCCCAAAGAGCTTCGTCAACTTCATCTAGAGGCTTCTTTATGGAAATCCCAGCGTTTATCACTAGAATATCAACTCCGCCGACTTTGTCTTCAACTTCTTTTGCTGCATTATTTAGCCCTTCCATATCTGTTACATTCGCTTTTACAAAATAAGCATCTCCTCCCGCAGACTTAATCTCTGCAACTGCGGAATTGCCCGCTTCTTCTGAAATATCCGCGATTACGACCTTTGCACCTTCCTTAGCCATGTCTACCGCTATTGCCTTGCCTATCCCCATTGCTCCACCTGTTATCAGAGCTACTCTCTTTTTCAAAAGCATTTTATCACTCCCTAATGTTTGTTATAGCTCGATTTTATACTATACATGCCTATTAAACAACTGCGGCAGACTCTTTT encodes the following:
- a CDS encoding SDR family NAD(P)-dependent oxidoreductase: MLLKKRVALITGGAMGIGKAIAVDMAKEGAKVVIADISEEAGNSAVAEIKSAGGDAYFVKANVTDMEGLNNAAKEVEDKVGGVDILVINAGISIKKPLDEVDEALWDKIVDINLKGSFLTLKAFVDQVRKSKYGKVIFITSGSALTGTGGGIHYAASKAGQNAMVLNLAKELGPLGINVNAIAPRVIQTEILDHLYPDEESRKKLIEQIPIRKIGQPEDIAYMASFLASDKASYINGQILLLDGGRTHQ